The following nucleotide sequence is from Acidovorax radicis.
TATTTCAGTCCCGCTACGTTGCGCCAACCCCACCTGATCGCCGAATGGTGGATTCGCGCTGCCGGTGGCGACAGCGTGACAGATGACGGCCGCCAAATGGAAACACGCAGTTTCACGCTGGAGCAATTGCTGGCTTGGGATCCAGATTTCTTGATTGTTTCTGGCCATGAAGAGGCTGCAGCCGTTTTGCAAGAACCACGTTTTGCAGGTCTCAAGGCTGTGCATTCGGGCAGCGTGCTGGTGGCCCCTTGCGGTGCACATACCTGGAGCAATCGAACTTCTGAACAGCCGCTCACCGTGTTATGGGCGGCCACTCGGTTTCACCCGCGCATTTTTGCCCACGTTTCCATCCAGCAGGAGACGCAGCGCTTTTATAGCGACCTTTTCGGTATCGACCTGTCTGCGGCCCAGGTCGACGAAATCCTGGCAGGTGGGCCACGTGGTCTGCCGGTCACCCGCTGACCGCATTCACATGAAATCGGAGTTTGAAAATGGATCTGGTAATTGAAAGAACCGAACTCGCCACACTGAAAGCGCCGCCTGCGCTCGCCACTGTGCGTGGCATTGTCAATGGCTTCAAGGAATTTCAGGTTTTGTTGGCTGGCTATGGAAGCGGCCTTTTCGACTGGCTGGAAGCGAACGGCCCCGCAGAGAAGGCCACCATTGGCGCCGCATTGAACCTGCGGGGTGCACATTTGGGCGCGTTCCTGCAGGTGCTGGAAGACCTTGGCCTCCTGGCGCGTGAGGCGACAGCCTACACCTTGCCTGTGGGCATGAAAGAGGCTTTGGCGGCCAGCAGCCCATGGTGCCAGGCGGCTACGCTCGAAGCACTGCTGGTGTCGTCCAATGGCTGGGCAGACATGCAGGCATTCATGACGGAGGGCTGGCCGCCCAAAACATGGCAGGCACCACAAACACTGGCCTTGCATCCATTCCTTACCGAGGCCCAGCAACTGGCGGCTGCCCTCGCATCGCGAAGCGGGCAGGGATGCGGCGGAGCGGCTCTGAAAACGCTTCTGTGTTTTGACGGTGGTGATGGTCTGCTGGCGGCTGCGTTGTGCCAGCGATTTCCCGAACTGCGTGCAGAGGTGGTCGTGGCGCCCGGCGCGCAGCAGCGCACGGAAAAGGCATTGCTCGAATGTGATGTGGCTGAGCGTTGCCAGGTACTGGTGGGTACACCGCTGGATTCTGTGACCCACGAGACCTTTGACAAGGTGGTGTTGTTTCACAGCCTGTATCCGGTACGAAAGTTCATGACCGATGCATTGGCCGCAGCCGCGGCGCGCTTGGCGCCGGGGGGGGAGCTGTGTTGCGCGCACTGGTTCTGCCTCGAGGCCTGCGAGTCTGCCCCTGGCGGATTGCGTGACCTAGACAAAGCGGTGCTTACCGATAGCCACCCCCTGTGTGGTGTCGAGAAGTTCTGTCAACGGCTTGAAGATGCCGGGCTTATTGGCGCAGAACGTGCCGATCTGGCTGGCGATTTTGGCAATACCAAGCTTCATTTCGCCCGCCGCCCAGGTGGCGGGCGCGGCTGCTGAAGGTGCACCATGCAAAACCTCGCAACCTGCAATAAGCCCCGTACCACCTCGTTATTGTCCGAACTGCACGGAGCCGTAGTTGACCGCCTGGGCGATCAAGTCGAGACCCTGGTGATCGAGCGTGCCGTCATGGGCATCTTCTTTACCGGAGTCAGACTCAACAACGGTGCTGGCGGCTTGTGCGCCACACCCATCAAAAGTGTGCCGGAGGCTGTGTGCTGTCCCAGTTCGGCCAAGGCCATGCCTACACCGGGCAAGATTGCCGGACGCCGTGCGGTCGATGTGCTGGAAGACCTTTACCGCACGCAGGACCTGCGCCGCGCACTCGCCATTGCGACGCTCAACGCATTGGCCGAGACGTTGTGGCTGCGCGATGGGCCGCCTGCACACGTGGAATTGCACACGGGCGATGCCTTCGATGCCTTGCCGCTGGCACCCGGCCAGCAGGTTGCGTTGGTGGGCGCCTTTCCTCCCTACATGCGGGAACTACGCAAACGCGGGCAACCTTTCCATGTACTGGAGCTTGATCTCTCCACGCTCAAACCCGAGGAGTTGCCGTTCTACATGCCTGCAGAGCGGGCCCCCGAGGTGATTCCACAAGCCGATGTCTTCATCACGACGGGCACCACACTCGTCAATGGCTCCCTGGATGGCCTTCTGAGGTTGCTGCGCCCAGGGGCTGAGGCCGCCATCATTGGGCCGACGGCCACGCTGGTGACGGAGCCTTTCGCGCAGCGTGGCGTCACCGTGGTCGGCGGAACACGTGTTCTAGACCCCGATGTATTGCTCGACTTGTTGGCCGAAGGCGGGTCGGGTTATCACTTCTTTGGCAAGACGGTCGAGCGCGTCACCCTGCGTTTACGCCCGCGTGCGTGATGTTTGTTGCTGAAGAGTTCATGTACGGGCTGGGCCCAACTCCGGCAGTGCCCCGCTGTGCTGCGCGCTTGCCACGCCGCGCGAGCGCATGGCTGGCAGTCGTGCTGGTGCATGGTGTGGTGGTGGCCTTGGTGCTCAGTATTTCGCCGCAGGCGCGCCAGGCGCTTGACCAGGTCATTCAGGCGAGCCTGATATTGCACCAGTCGTTGCCGGTGGCACCACCCGAGCAGCCCAAACCACCGGCACCCCAATCGCCACCGAAGAGGCAGCGTGTGCTGCCACCGCCGCGTCCCGCCCCTGTACTTGCGGCTGTACCGCGTGCCGATGCGGCTCCGGCGTCTTTTGTGGCGGCTCCTGCGCCGGTAGAGCCGACTCCTGCTGCGGCGGTGGATCCTGGGCCGGTCATCGCCGCGCCTGCGGCGCCGCCGACACCGTTGGTGCCACCGGTCTTCAACGCCAACTACCTTGAGAACCCAGCGCCGCAATACCCACCGGCATCGCGGCGCATGGGTGAAGAAGGCCGGGTGACGCTGCGTGTGTACGTCTCTGTAAAGGGGCGTGCTGAGCGTGTCGAGATCAAGACCTCGTCCGGCTTTGACCGGCTGGACCGCGCTGCGATGTACGCGGTGCAGGGCTGGCGTTTCGTGCCGGCACGGCGCGGCGATGAAGTGGTTGCCGCCTGGGTGCTGGTGCCCGTTTCTTTTGTAATGAGGGTTTCGTAATGAATGACTCCATGCTGGGGTTTCCCCATTTTCTAGGGCAGGCCGACGTGGTCGCCCGGTTCATCCTTGGCTTCATGCTAGTGGCCTCTGTGGTCACCTGGGGACTGATTGTTGACCGCTTGATCGATAACTTTCGGGTGCGCCGCCAAAGCCAGGCGTTTCTGGCCCGATTCCACCGGGCTATTAACTTTCCAGAAGCCATCGCAGGCCTGTCTTCAGCCGCTGATGTGCCTTGCACGCGGCTGGTTTATCTGGCACTCGATTCCGTTCGCCACTACGACGCCCACGATGCCAGCCATATCGACCGGGCCGGTGGTTTATCGGAGTTTCTGACCCGCGTCCTGCGCCAGGGCATCGAGGATGAGGCGCAGCGCATGGAACGGGGCCTGACCGTTCTGGCCTCTGTCGGGTCCACAGCCCCCTTCGTCGGCCTGTTGGGCACCGTCTGGGGGATTTATCACGCCTTGCTGGCGATCGGCATCTCGGGCCAGGGCACGTTGGACAAGGTGGCTGGCCCTGTGGGCGAGGCACTCATCATGACCGCCATCGGCCTGGCCGTAGCGATTCCCGCCGTGCTGGGCTACAACGCCCTGGGGCGGCGCAACCGTGTAGCGTTGTGCCAGCTCGATGCCTTCGGCCACGACGTGCTCACCATGGTCGTGACTGGCGCACCGCTGGTGCGCAGCACGCCAGGGGCCAATTCGATCGCGCCATATCCTTTGGTGGAGCCGGGCGCCAAGCCCCTGCATCTTGCAAAGGCCGTGTGATGGGACTCGGAACACTGGGTGCGGGCGGCGCGGGCCGTCCCACCTCTGAAATCAACATCATCCCCTTGGTGGATGTCATGCTGGTGCTGCTGGTGGTTTTCATCGTCACGGCGCCCTTGCTCACACATGCCGTCAAGCTGGAATTGCCGCAGGCCAGTAGCCGCCCCAATGTGAGCAAGGCCGAGCGCATCGAAATTGTGGTGCAGAAAGAGGGTCAATTGCATTGGAACGGCGTGCCCATCACGCGCACCGAACTGGAGCAACGCGCGGACCAACTCGCCGCCAGAGCACCAGATACCGAAGTGCATCTGAAAGGCGATGAAGCCGTACCTTATGGCGACATGGCCCGAACCTTGTCCGCGCTCGCGCGCCATGGCCTGACGCGTGTCGGTTTCGTGACTCAACCTGCGATGTCGCCTTGAACCACTATTTCATGAAAACCTGGAAAAACCTGATGCTGTTGCGCCATCTTCTTATTGCCATGCTGGTCCTGACGTCGAGCCCCATTCGGGCTGCCGATAGCGTGCTGCTCGCTGCAGGCGCAGGCTATCGCAAACCCGTGCTGGAGCTATTGGCGAACTTCAGCAAGGTCAGTGGCGTCCGCGCGGAAGCCAGCTTCGGGAATATGAAGCAGGTCGAGACGCAGGCGCAGCAGAATCCCGACGTCGCATTCATCGTTGGTGACCGGGTGTTCATGGAGCCCATGCAACTGGCCGAGCGCTATGTGTTGCTTGGTCAGGGTCGGCTGGTTTTGGTGCTGGCGCGCGGCCAGGCCATCGGCACTATCGCTGAGCTGAAAGAGCCTCGTTTCAAGCGCATTGCGCTGCCCGACCGGACCAAGGCGGTGTATGGCAACGCTGCCGCCACCTGCCTGCAGCGCCTGGGCCTGGACCACGCGCTGGCCGACAAGCTGCTGGAAGTGGCCACGGTACCGCAGGTAAGCACCTACGTGGCCACCGGCGAGGTGGATGCCGGCTTCATCAACCTGACCGAGGCGCTGGCGCTGGACGGGCGCGCGTATGCGCGCTTGGATGTGCCGGGCAGCTGCTACGACCCCATCGAGCTGAGCGTTGGCGTGATCAAAGGGCGCAGCGGCAGCGCTGGTGCTCGCTCCTTTCTCAACTACCTGGCAACCCCCGAGGCGCGGCGCGTGCTGGAGCGCCACGGCCTGTGAGCATGGAGGCCTGAATGGACGTGCTCAACGGCTGCCCCGGCGCGCCGCTGCCCCTCACGTTCAACGTGGTGGCTTGGAGCATGGCGCTGCAACTGGTGTTGGGCGGTAGCTTGGCTTGGCTGCTGGCGCGGCGCCGCTTTGCCGGGCGCGGCCTGCTCGACGCCCTGGTGACACTGCCGCTGGTGTTTCCGCCCATCGTGCTGGGCTATGGATTGCTGCTGCTTTTGGGGCGCCAGGGTTGGCTCACGCAGTGGCTGCCCGAGGGATTGCGGCCCGACATCGTTTTTACGCGGACTGGGCTGGTGGCAGCGGCATTCATTGCCGGGCTGCCTTTAATGGTCAAGCCCGCGCAGGCGGCGTTTGCCGGGGTGTCGCCGCGCCTGCGCGAGGCGGCGGCCACGCTGGGCCACCGCCCGTGGTCGGTGTTTTTGCGCGTCGACCTGCCGCTGGCGCGGCGCGGCGTCGTGGCCGGGGTGATTTTGGCGGGCGGGCGCGGGCTGGGCGAAGTGGGGCTGTCGCTGATGCTGGGCGGCAACATCGCCGGGCGCACCGAGACGCTGTCGCTGGCCATCTACAACCATGTGCTGGACGGCAACCTGGCTTGTGCCAACACGTTGTCGCTGGTGCTGGCGGTGGCCGCGCTGCTGGCCTTTGTTCTGTTACGCCGTTTGGGAGCGCTATGAATTCCGTTTTTTTTGACCACGCCACCATCGATGCCTGGATTGCCGAGGATGCACCTCTGCTCGACCTGACCACGCACCTGCTGCAGATCGGTACGCAGCAGGCGGATATTTGCTTCTCCGTGCGCGAGACCTGCATGGCCGCCTGCACCGAAGAGGCAGCGCGCGTGGTGCAGCATTGTGGTGGCGAGGTGCAGCGCTGCCTGCCTAGCGGCACGCGGGCGGTAGCGGGCGATGTGCTGTTGGTCGCTACCGGTCAAGCGGCAAGCCTTTTGCGCGCATGGAAAGTGGTGCAGAACTTGCTCGAATATGCCTGCGGCGTGGCTGGTGCCACGGCGCGCATGGTGCAGGCGGTGCATGCCGCAGCGCCTGGTGTGGCGGTGTTGACCACGCGCAAACATTCACCCGGCCTGCGCCGCATTGCGCTCAAGTCCACACTCTGCGGTGGGGCCTTTCCACATCGACTCAGTGTTGGCGAGACGGTTTTGGTATTTCCTCAGCATCGCGCACTGCTGGGCGATTGGAGTGCTCTGCAAATGCGCCTGACGGCTGTGGCCCCGGCGCTCGCTGAGAAAAAATGCGTAATCGAAGTGCATACGCTGGAAGAGGCCTTGCTGGCGGCCCAAGTCGGCGCCAACGTTGTGCAGTTCGACAAAGCCAGTGCAGACCAACTGCGCGAGTGGTGTCCGCTACTCCGGGCGCAGCACCCGGATATGGCCTTGCTGGCGGCTGGCGGCATCAACGGGCACAACGCCGCCGACTACGCCGCCACTGGCGTTGATGCGCTTGTCACCAGTAGCCTTCACCATGCTCTACCGGTCGATATCGGCGTGCAGGTAATGCCAATATGATCGATTCTCAAAGCAGTGGTGCGGAAAGGAGTGTCGTAGCTATGGCGACATGGCCTACGCCACCCAGAGAGCAATGGTAGCGATCAAGGCTTCTCAAGCCGGGGACTTCAGCAACCTGCAATGCTGCCTCGAGACCATCAAATTCGATCGAGACCGCGATAGCGTTGCCACCCGCTGCTACTTGTTCTGTGTCGCCCTAATGAGCGCGAACTTATGCGGGACGAGACGTCGTTGTGCATTTGCGCTTATCTACCTGGCGTTCACGAAAATCGCGCTGAGTCATTTCCTATGAACACCAGCATGTGCTCGTGCACGATTCGGTAGCAGCATCCGAGAGGGCAGAATGGAAATTCGGCATTTGCGTTGTTTCGTGGCCGTGGCAGAAGAACTCCATTTCGCGCGCGCGGCAGAGAAGCTGCACATCGAACAATCACCCCTGTCGCGAGCGATCAAGGAACTTGAATCCGATCTGGGTGTTCTGTTGTTCGAGCGCACCACCCGCTGCACGCGGTTGACGCACGCAGGGCGGGTGTTCCTGGAGCATGTACCCCGTATTTTCGCTGCACTGCAACAAGCTCGTGAAAGTGTGAAGGCTGTGGCGGCAGGCTACTATGGGCAATTGCGTATTGCATTGTCTGACTGCCTGTCTCAAGCTCGTTTGTCAGCCTTACTGACCCTGTGCCGAGAGCAGGAGCCCGAGGTGGATATACGCTTGTACGAGGTGCCCTTTGCGCAGCAGATGAGAGGCTTGTGCTGCGACCTGTACGATGCCGGTTTCGCACAATCGGCAGAGGTGGACGACGGTTTGATTGCATTACCCGTGTGGAATGATCCCATGGTCGTCGCTGTCCCGGTGCGGCATCCTTTGCTCGCATACAAGAAGCTGCCGCTGGACGAGATACTGCGCTACCCATTGGTGCTGTGCGACCCAGATGCCAGTGAAGGGTGTAGCCGACAACTCGCCAAGGTGCTGCGTTCCAACCACCGAGAGCCAATTGTGGCTGAACAGGTAGCGAGCCACGAATTGATGATCACGTTGGTAGCTGCCGGCTTCGGCCTCGGCTTTGCTACCGAGGCACACCTGTCGACGTGCAATCACCCCGCCATCGTGACCCGTCCGCTTGCGGGCCGCACGCCCCTGCTTACGACATACCTGCTGCGCCGAAATACTGAGCCGCCGCAGGAATTGAGCCGCTTTATCGAACGAATTAATCCGGTGCGGCCAGTCCGATAGCCCACCTTCTGTATGGTGACCGCGATGAAACCTCTGTCCCACTTCTCCACATTGTTGTTTACGCTGGTGTTGTCTGCGTGCAGCCCTTCCTCGGCCATCGATACGGTGGAATCGCTTGCTGCCAACCCCGAACGACTGAAGGCACTGCGCCTGCAATGCAAACTCGAGCGCGCCAAGCTCGGCGATGAACTCTGTAACCGGGTGGCGGAAGCGACGAACCGACGCTTTCTCGGTGATCGTAAAACAACCGACACACCACCGAAAGATCCTGCCAAGTTCTGATCTTGGACGAATTGCAAAAAAGCTGCATTTTTTGCTCGATACGCCGCAGCATGCCGCCGCTCGCGGCATTTTTATTGGCTTCGTCGCTACGGGAATTGATGCCTTGTAGAGCATCGTTGTTCCGATAACGGTCTTTGACCGACTTTGATCCAGCCCTCAGTCTCGAGTGTGCGGCACGTTTTCGTGCCTCTTGCCGCGCAGGAGAAATTGGGAAGTCAGGATGCAAGGTCAAGGTGTGCTATTCGGGCAGATCGCCGCTGTCTTCGGCATCGTGGTCGCTGGCGTGTGGAGCGCCACACAATGGACTGCCGTCACCCTGGGCTATCAAGCACGCCTTGGCTCGCCCTGGTTCGATTTCTCTGGCACACCGGTCTATCACCCCTGGCGGCTTTTCGAGTGGTGGTTCTTCTTCGATGCCTACGCACCGCATGTCTTTGACATCGGAGGCGCAATCGCAGGTAGCAGCGGTTTGGTGGCTGTGGTGGTTGCCATCTCCATGTCGGTATGGCGCTCGCGGCAATCCAAGCTGGTCACCACCTACGGCTCGGCACGCTGGGCCCGTGCCACTGACATCCGCGAGGCCGGGCTGACCCAGCCTGCTGGCGTCTTCCTCGGCCAGCATGACGGGCACTACCTTCGCCACGAAGGCCCTGAACACGTCCTGACCTTCGCGCCCACGCGCTCAGGCAAGGGCGTCGGCCTGGTGGTCCCCACGCTGCTCTCCTGGCCGGCTTCCGCCGTGATCCACGACATCAAGGGCGAGAACTGGTCCATCACCGCAGGTTGGCGCTCCCGCTTCTCGCACTGCCTGCTGTTCAACCCCACCGATGCCAAGTCGGCCGCCTACAACCCGCTGCTGGAGGTGCGGCGCGGCGCACATGAGGTGCGCGACGTGCAGAACATCGCCGACATCCTGGTCGATCCCGAAGGCGCCCTGGAGCGCCGCAACCACTGGGAAAAGACTTCGCACGCATTGCTGGTCGGCGCCATCCTGCATGTGCTCTATGCGGGCGAAGACAAAACGTTGCGCGGCGTCGCCAACTTTCTGTCCGACCCGGCATGTCCGTTCGAGCTGACGCTGCACCGGATGATGACGACGCGGCACCTGGGCCACGCTCCGCATCCCGTCGTCGCCTCGGCCGCACGCGAGGTGCTCAACAAGAGTGACAACGAGCGCTCGGGCGTGCTGTCCACGGCGATGTCCTTACTCGGCCTGTACCGCGATCCCACGGTGGCAGAAGTCACCTCGCGCTGCGATTGGCGCATTGCCGACCTGATATCGGCGGAGCATCCGGTATCGCTGTACCTGGTGGTGCCGCCCTCGGACATCAGCCGCACCAAGCCGCTGGTTCGGTTGATCCTCAACCAGATCGGCCGGCGGCTCACCGAATCGCTCGATGGTTCGGACGGCATCGCACGCCGCCACAAGCTGCTGCTGATGCTCGACGAGTTCCCGGCCCTGGGGCGTCTGGACTTCTTCGAGACGGCGCTGGCGTTCATGGCCGGCTTCATCAGGAATCAGCATGTCTCTCACAAAGAAGAAGCCAGCATATAAGAACAGTAAGACTAGTAGTAGCAATGGTGGAACTCAGAAGATGAGTCCACACAGACATGTCTCTGCAGCGTTGCAGCAGTCCCCTCCTCCTGCCATTGGCGTGATGGCTATCGACAAACTGTACTTGGACTTGCATTTGCAAGCCTATGAACTTGACGCTGCATTGGATCGCGCACGTCAACTGCTCCGTAATGGCCGCCTGGGCAAGGGCAGCACTCAGGGCACCTTCTTTAAACACGCCTTCGTGCTCCACCTGCCCAGTGGCGCCATCGTGCGCTTCCACATGGTGCCAAACAACACAGACAAGGGCGCCCCCATGCAGATCGTGCTCAATCCGAACCAGATGGAAAAAGGCGACAGCGACTTGCTCAAGGAGGTGTTCAAGACTCTGTTCTCCGTAAGCGCCCGCCTGATCGCTGCCAACATGCTCATCCGTCGCATCGACGTTTGCATTCAGCTTGGCCTGCCCATTGATGACTTGGTCATCGACATGGAAGGCGTTATGTCCGGCGCGAAGGTTTGGGTGAATACAAACCGCAAAGGCTACGTGCAGACCATCTACATGGGCGACGTTAACTCGGCCCATCACGGCGTAGCCTATGACCAGCTTGCGAGCGATGCCTACAAACGCCTGGTGGGCGAGAAGCCTAGTCGCAGCAAGCTACGCGACAGCGCTGAATTGGCTCTCGAACGCAAGACTGGCCGGACTCAGTTGGAGAGCCGCCGCAATTTTGAAAAGCCCCTGACCTTTGCGGAACTGGCGCAGATTAGGGCCCCCTTCGGCAGGTACCGCATCTTGGAACTCAAGGGTGATGCTCAGAAATGGGATGCCAGCTTCTCGGGCTACGTCGACAAGGTGCGCTTGCGCGGTGTACACGGTGCGCGTGCCCACATTCAGGAACAGTGCGGCAAAAGCCGCCTGGTTAACGAACAACTTCTGGCGTGGGAAGCCCGCCTCAATGCCATGGCTGCGCCATGGTGGAAGCCGGAGATGTACGCCGCGTCGCTGCTTGAGACGTTGCGCGACTCCGCCGCGTGGCCATTCTTGAAAGTGACCGCTTAGCCGACACAACCGGCCGACAAGCGATTTGAGCCACTTTCAGTTGAAATGGCATTCATTCATGCCGGTGGCTCGAATACCGAGCTTGCCGGCCGTTCTGGAGCCATTCAGAGCACTTCTTTGCCGCTGGACTTCGCTGGCGCCGATTGGCTATGCCGATTCGGACTAGCCGGTAACAGTCAATGGAAACACTATGAATTTAAATAGTTGATAGCCAAAAACTAAAATGACATGCCGGTTTTCGTTGCGGTGGTTGCGGAGGGCTTCCGGAGGTCAAGGATAATTCACCGCAGCAACAGGTTTGAAGCAGGCTTGTATACTGTATTTATTTACAGGCACAACACGTTCGTGTGAGTGCCTGCTCACCTTGGGAGTACTATGCCGTATGAATTGACCGATGAGCAGCGGGACCGCTATAGAGAAACCTCTATTCGTTCACAGCAGCGCAAACTTCGATTGTTACAGGCCCACGAGAACAACCCCCTGCTCGGCGCAGAGTTCGGAGATCGTCTTGATGTTGACGATCTCATGCCGCAACTAGAAAGTAATGGACTTTCTTCGCTATCGTTGTTTGCTGGTGGCGGAGGCCTCGACCTTGGCTTTGAGCGCGCAGGCTTCAGTCATAGCGCCTCATTTGAGATTCTTGACATTTGTGGCGAGACCCTGCGTTCCAACCGGCCTGAGTGGACGGTTTATGCAGGAGCAGAGGCTGGCGATGTGCGCACAGCCCGCTTCCTCGACTTCAGAGGGGTTGATATTGTTCATGGCGGCCCCCCTTGCCAACCTTTCTCCATTGCAGGAAAGCAGGCCGGCGCTGATGATCCACGCAACATGTGGCCCGACTTCATTCGGTGTGTCCTCCAGACCCGGCCGCGTGCTTTCGTTGCCGAAAATGTGCCTGGCCTGTTGGATCGCAAGTTTGAGGGGTTCGTGCAAGAGAACATTCTTCAGCCGTTGCAAGAAAGGTACACGATTTTCAAGTTCAAACTTGCGGCTCATGACTTCGGCGTACCTCAAGCCCGCCGCCGTGTTTTCTTCGTTGGGTTCCGGGCTGCTCGTGATGCCGCTCGATGGATCGAACCTGCGCACACACATGGAGACGTGGAAGGCGTCTTCGGGCCAATTTTGCCGCGCAACACAGCCCGTCGGAGCCTTGGACTTCCGCCCATCGGCTACGACGTGGTAGCGCCGACATTGCGCTCAGGATTTACCGGACCGAGGAACACCACTGGTGTTTTGAACAGTAAGGCTGCATTAGGCATTTGGAACGAGTTGCGCATCTGGCCAAATGGCGTTCAACCGACTCATGCTGTGGCAGCAGCCTACCCGCCGGAGAACGGACACTTCCGGATGGCTGTCGATGACTGCGCGTTACTTCAGGGATTCCCGGCCAATTGGCGGTTCAAAGGTGCTGTATACCAAGCTCTCGGCCAAATTGGGAATAGCGTATGCCCTCCAGTAGGCTATGCTGTCGCGCGACAGGTAGCAAGAGCTTTAACAGGGAACTAAATGCCAGTACAAGATGATGAGCGCGAGCGTGAGCTTGTTCGGATGTTCAACCTCAATTGGGATCCCGCTCATCAGCGTGCTGGCGTTGACGCCGTTCTTGACGTTGAAGTCAATGGCGAGAATTTCCGCTTTGATGTTGAAGTCAAGTCTTCGACGGGTACTACTGTTTCAACTGCGCGGGATGTGGGAATGGATCACATCAAAAAATGGCGCAGGATGCTTTTTGTGATCGGTTTCTATTCAAAAGAAGCTAGAAGGCCTGAGCTTCAGCATTGTCTCTGTTTGACCCCAGTTGATATGGAGCCTTGGATCGCATCCATCGAGGCCAAAATATCAATTGATTTTAAGCTTGCTCTCTGGGCGTCACGTCGTTTGTTGGTCGAGGATTTGTACGAGGTCTGCGGAGAGCAGGAGTCCTATTCCATCGAGGACGCCAAGCGCTTACATAAGCAGCAATGGACTGCGGATGAATATCAAGCGGCCTTAGACTTGGTCGTCGACGGCAAACCAAGAATATCTCCGCAACGGATGCTGGAGATTTTGCAGCTACGTTTGCAGTACATCGCACAACGTGGTGCGACTCTGAACAACCCTCACATAACTAAGACACATCTCAGCTCGTTTGAAGAAACAAATCGTGTGGTGAAAGGGCCAAACTGGGCAGCAGGGG
It contains:
- a CDS encoding DUF364 domain-containing protein — encoded protein: MQNLATCNKPRTTSLLSELHGAVVDRLGDQVETLVIERAVMGIFFTGVRLNNGAGGLCATPIKSVPEAVCCPSSAKAMPTPGKIAGRRAVDVLEDLYRTQDLRRALAIATLNALAETLWLRDGPPAHVELHTGDAFDALPLAPGQQVALVGAFPPYMRELRKRGQPFHVLELDLSTLKPEELPFYMPAERAPEVIPQADVFITTGTTLVNGSLDGLLRLLRPGAEAAIIGPTATLVTEPFAQRGVTVVGGTRVLDPDVLLDLLAEGGSGYHFFGKTVERVTLRLRPRA
- a CDS encoding energy transducer TonB, translated to MFVAEEFMYGLGPTPAVPRCAARLPRRASAWLAVVLVHGVVVALVLSISPQARQALDQVIQASLILHQSLPVAPPEQPKPPAPQSPPKRQRVLPPPRPAPVLAAVPRADAAPASFVAAPAPVEPTPAAAVDPGPVIAAPAAPPTPLVPPVFNANYLENPAPQYPPASRRMGEEGRVTLRVYVSVKGRAERVEIKTSSGFDRLDRAAMYAVQGWRFVPARRGDEVVAAWVLVPVSFVMRVS
- a CDS encoding MotA/TolQ/ExbB proton channel family protein encodes the protein MNDSMLGFPHFLGQADVVARFILGFMLVASVVTWGLIVDRLIDNFRVRRQSQAFLARFHRAINFPEAIAGLSSAADVPCTRLVYLALDSVRHYDAHDASHIDRAGGLSEFLTRVLRQGIEDEAQRMERGLTVLASVGSTAPFVGLLGTVWGIYHALLAIGISGQGTLDKVAGPVGEALIMTAIGLAVAIPAVLGYNALGRRNRVALCQLDAFGHDVLTMVVTGAPLVRSTPGANSIAPYPLVEPGAKPLHLAKAV
- a CDS encoding ExbD/TolR family protein — its product is MGLGTLGAGGAGRPTSEINIIPLVDVMLVLLVVFIVTAPLLTHAVKLELPQASSRPNVSKAERIEIVVQKEGQLHWNGVPITRTELEQRADQLAARAPDTEVHLKGDEAVPYGDMARTLSALARHGLTRVGFVTQPAMSP
- the modA gene encoding molybdate ABC transporter substrate-binding protein; translation: MKTWKNLMLLRHLLIAMLVLTSSPIRAADSVLLAAGAGYRKPVLELLANFSKVSGVRAEASFGNMKQVETQAQQNPDVAFIVGDRVFMEPMQLAERYVLLGQGRLVLVLARGQAIGTIAELKEPRFKRIALPDRTKAVYGNAAATCLQRLGLDHALADKLLEVATVPQVSTYVATGEVDAGFINLTEALALDGRAYARLDVPGSCYDPIELSVGVIKGRSGSAGARSFLNYLATPEARRVLERHGL
- the modB gene encoding molybdate ABC transporter permease subunit; the encoded protein is MDVLNGCPGAPLPLTFNVVAWSMALQLVLGGSLAWLLARRRFAGRGLLDALVTLPLVFPPIVLGYGLLLLLGRQGWLTQWLPEGLRPDIVFTRTGLVAAAFIAGLPLMVKPAQAAFAGVSPRLREAAATLGHRPWSVFLRVDLPLARRGVVAGVILAGGRGLGEVGLSLMLGGNIAGRTETLSLAIYNHVLDGNLACANTLSLVLAVAALLAFVLLRRLGAL
- the modD gene encoding ModD protein, translated to MNSVFFDHATIDAWIAEDAPLLDLTTHLLQIGTQQADICFSVRETCMAACTEEAARVVQHCGGEVQRCLPSGTRAVAGDVLLVATGQAASLLRAWKVVQNLLEYACGVAGATARMVQAVHAAAPGVAVLTTRKHSPGLRRIALKSTLCGGAFPHRLSVGETVLVFPQHRALLGDWSALQMRLTAVAPALAEKKCVIEVHTLEEALLAAQVGANVVQFDKASADQLREWCPLLRAQHPDMALLAAGGINGHNAADYAATGVDALVTSSLHHALPVDIGVQVMPI
- a CDS encoding LysR family transcriptional regulator; amino-acid sequence: MEIRHLRCFVAVAEELHFARAAEKLHIEQSPLSRAIKELESDLGVLLFERTTRCTRLTHAGRVFLEHVPRIFAALQQARESVKAVAAGYYGQLRIALSDCLSQARLSALLTLCREQEPEVDIRLYEVPFAQQMRGLCCDLYDAGFAQSAEVDDGLIALPVWNDPMVVAVPVRHPLLAYKKLPLDEILRYPLVLCDPDASEGCSRQLAKVLRSNHREPIVAEQVASHELMITLVAAGFGLGFATEAHLSTCNHPAIVTRPLAGRTPLLTTYLLRRNTEPPQELSRFIERINPVRPVR
- a CDS encoding EexN family lipoprotein, yielding MKPLSHFSTLLFTLVLSACSPSSAIDTVESLAANPERLKALRLQCKLERAKLGDELCNRVAEATNRRFLGDRKTTDTPPKDPAKF
- a CDS encoding DNA cytosine methyltransferase encodes the protein MTDEQRDRYRETSIRSQQRKLRLLQAHENNPLLGAEFGDRLDVDDLMPQLESNGLSSLSLFAGGGGLDLGFERAGFSHSASFEILDICGETLRSNRPEWTVYAGAEAGDVRTARFLDFRGVDIVHGGPPCQPFSIAGKQAGADDPRNMWPDFIRCVLQTRPRAFVAENVPGLLDRKFEGFVQENILQPLQERYTIFKFKLAAHDFGVPQARRRVFFVGFRAARDAARWIEPAHTHGDVEGVFGPILPRNTARRSLGLPPIGYDVVAPTLRSGFTGPRNTTGVLNSKAALGIWNELRIWPNGVQPTHAVAAAYPPENGHFRMAVDDCALLQGFPANWRFKGAVYQALGQIGNSVCPPVGYAVARQVARALTGN